From Pyrenophora tritici-repentis strain M4 chromosome 1, whole genome shotgun sequence, the proteins below share one genomic window:
- a CDS encoding MutS, Mismatch repair ATPase (MutS family) encodes MASRPEIKEEDESGFCKFFRNLGEKHDETVRIFDRGDYYSAHGEDAKFIANTVYKTTAVIRKLGREPGLESVTMTITVFRNFLRDALFRLGKRIEIWQSTGKRMDWKVVKQASPGNLQDLEDDLGGQIENAPIILAVKVSAKASEARNVGVCFADASVRELGVTEFLDNDLYSNFESLLIQLGVKECLIQLDSNKKDVELSKLRTIADNCGCAVAERAQADFGTKDIDQDLPRLLKDERAAGSLHLTDLNLAMGAAACLIRYLGVMSDSSNFGQYQLYQHDLSQYMKLDAAALKALNLMPGPRDGAKNMSLYGLLNHCKTPTGSRLLAQWLKQPLMNVKEIERRQQLVEAFVNDTELRQTMQEEHLRSIPDLYRLAKKFQRKAANLEDVVRAYQVVIRLPGFLSSLEAVMDEQYKEPLDAEYTDKLRQYTTAFAGLQDMVETTVDLEALDNHEFIIKPEFDESLKIIRKRLDKLKREMESEHMRVGDDLNQDTEKKLFLENHKVNGWCFRLTRNEAGCIRQKKQYHEISTQKNGVYFTTNTLQEKRREFDQLSENYNRTQSGLVNEVVSVASSYVPVVEKLAAVLAHLDVIVAFAHVSVHAPTSYTRPTMHPRGTGNTILKEARHPCMEMQDDISFITNDVSLVRNESEFLIITGPNMGGKSTYIRQIGVIALMAQIGCFVPCSEAELTIFDCILARVGASDSQIKGVSTFMAEMLETANILKSATKESLIIIDELGRGTSTYDGFGLAWAISEYIVKEIGAFALFATHFHELTALVDTYPQVQNLHVVAHISEGSAPVVNDDGDVDMDAVQKKREVTLLYKVEPGFSDQSFGIHVAELVRFPQKVINMAKRKADELEDFAGKHEEGFVQASKEDVEDGSRLLKEVLKTWKEEVESKGLTKKQQVERMRELVKGNEKLMVNSFFKGIQAL; translated from the exons ATGGCATCCCGGCCAGAAATCAAAGAAGAGGACGAGTCAGGCTTCTGCAAGTTCTTTCGCAACTTGGGCGAGAAGCATGACGAGACGGTGCGCATATTCGACCGTGGTGACTACTATAGTGCCCATGGTGAAGATGCAAAGTTTATCGCGAATACG GTCTACAAAACAACAGCCGTCATACGCAAACTGGGCCGCGAACCAGGCCTCGAGTCCGTCACCATGACCATAACCGTCTTTCGCAACTTCCTCCGCGACGCCCTTTTCCGACTCGGCAAGCGAATTGAGATTTGGCAATCCACGGGCAAGCGCATGGATTGGAAGGTGGTGAAGCAAGCCTCACCAGGCAACCTGCAAGACCTGGAAGACGACTTAGGTGGTCAAATCGAGAACGCGCCCATTATACTGGCAGTCAAGGTTTCGGCAAAGGCGTCAGAGGCAAGGAATGTGGGTGTGTGCTTTGCAGATGCCAGCGTGCGAGAACTGGGCGTCACAGAGTTTCTGGACAACGATCTCTACTCCAACTTTGAGTCGCTGCTGATTCAACTGGGTGTCAAAGAGTGTCTTATTCAGCTTGATTCAAATAAAAAGGATGTAGAGCTCAGCAAGCTTCGCACCATTGCCGACAACTGCGGATGCGCTGTGGCGGAGCGAGCACAAGCTGATTTCGGCACAAAGGACATTGATCAGGATCTACCGCGCTTACTCAAGGACGAGCGAGCAGCTGGTTCTCTGCATTTGACGGATTTGAACTTGGCCATGGGTGCCGCTGCCTGTCTCATCCGCTATTTAGGTGTTATGTCCGACTCATCCAACTTTGGCCAGTATCAGCTCTACCAACACGACCTGTCGCAGTACATGAAGCTTGACGCAGCTGCGCTAAAGGCACTTAACCTCATGCCAGGGCCACGAGACGGCGCAAAGAACATGAGTCTATACGGCTTGCTAAACCATTGCAAGACACCAACTGGTAGCCGACTACTCGCACAATGGCTCAAGCAGCCATTGATGAACGTCAAGGAAATCGAACGACGTCAGCAACTTGTAGAAGCTTTTGTCAACGATACCGAGTTGAGGCAGACCATGCAGGAGGAGCATCTTCGGTCTATACCGGACCTGTACCGACTGGCGAAGAAATTCCAACGCAAAGCGGCAAATCTGGAGGATGTTGTGCGAGCATACCAAGTCGTTATTCGACTGCCTGGATTCCTCAGCTCACTCGAGGCTGTCATGGACGAGCAATACAAGGAGCCGCTTGACGCAGAATACACGGATAAGCTCCGCCAGTACACAACGGCATTTGCTGGTCTACAAGACATGGTGGAGACAACTGTTGATCTGGAGGCTCTTGACAACCATGAGTTCATCATCAAGCCGGAGTTTGACGAATCCTTGAAGATCATCCGAAAGCGGCTCGATAAGCTCAAGCGCGAGATGGAGTCAGAGCACATGCGCGTGGGAGATGATCTCAACCAGGACACGGAGAAGAAGCTCTTCCTGGAGAACCACAAGGTCAACGGCTGGTGCTTTCGATTGACGCGCAACGAAGCAGGCTGCATTCGCCAAAAGAAGCAGTACCACGAAATTTCCACCCAAAAGAATGGTGTATACTTTACGACAAACACTCTACAGGAGAAGCGACGAGAGTTTGATCAACTCTCGGAAAACTATAATCGCACACAATCTGGTCTCGTCAACGAAGTCGTCTCAGTCGCATCGTCGTATGTTCCAGTCGTGGAGAAGCTTGCTGCTGTCCTAGCACACCTCGATGTCATAGTCGCTTTTGCACACGTTTCCGTTCACGCACCCACCTCATACACTAGGCCAACCATGCACCCTCGCGGGACTGGTAACACTATTCTCAAAGAGGCACGACACCCATGCATGGAGATGCAAGATGATATTTCCTTCATCACCAACGACGTATCGCTCGTAAGGAACGAGAGCGAGTTCCTCATCATTACCGGACCCAACATGGGCGGAAAATCGACCTACATCCGGCAAATCGGCGTGATTGCACTAATGGCGCAAATCGGTTGTTTCGTACCATGTTCAGAAGCCGAACTAACAATCTTCGACTGCATCCTTGCACGTGTCGGCGCGAGCGACAGCCAGATCAAGGGCGTGTCAACTTTCATGGCCGAAATGCTAGAAACAGCAAACATTCTCAAGTCCGCCACAAAGGAATCCCTCATCATCATCGACGAATTGGGCCGCGGAACAAGCACATACGATGGTTTTGGTCTAGCCTGGGCAATCTCGGAATACATTGTCAAGGAGATTGGTGCTTTTGCTCTCTTCGCAACGCATTTCCATGAGCTCACTGCGCTCGTGGATACATACCCTCAAGTACAGAACTTGCACGTTGTAGCACACATATCCGAAGGCAGCGCCCCTGTAGTCAACGATGATGGCGATGTCGACATGGACGCGGTACAAAAGAAGCGCGAGGTAACGCTCCTCTACAAAGTCGAACCTGGTTTCTCAGACCAATCGTTCGGCATCCACGTCGCAGAGCTCGTTCGCTTTCCGCAAAAGGTCATCAACATGGCCAAGCGCAAGGCCGATGAACTGGAAGACTTTGCCGGAAAGCACGAGGAGGGCTTCGTGCAAGCAAGCAAGGAGGACGTCGAGGACGGTAGTCGCTTGTTGAAAGAGGTTCTCAAGACCTGGAAAGAAGAGGTGGAAAGCAAGGGTCTTACCAAGAAGCAGCAGGTGGAAAGGATGAGAGAGCTGGTCAAGGGTAACGAGAAACTCATGGTCAACAGCTTCTTCAAGGGTATTCAAGCCTTGTAA
- a CDS encoding RING Zn-finger protein (conserved protein, contains RING Zn-finger), whose product MPAIISEHGTTAVLLGAREWRDTVGGSGMTPTAFSFLIPVFVVAIAAPFLCVFCIRRRRQATPIPARPPPKIKKPALRRAEAREKLLEVTEVSSRSSNDVGEEGGKVNVETKSVLERECAICLSTLHAPAPPEPAKLSPDTPITDAAALPASIPASDDAATATATPDAEIILKLSICGHEFHADCLVSWFVLRKTSCPICRSVYMSKEELDQHDEEEQLALNAGLPPAMLEEGRAGQPQGPSTRNWHYFLRGRNAARREAVQAPEQPAVEMQSQTPRTAEGEHVPVEAANGTAVAQAETPARSRLQRLLRRG is encoded by the exons ATGCCGGCGATAATATCAGAGCACGGCACCACCGCGGTGCTTCTGGGGGCCCGCGAATGGCGCGATACCGTCGGCGGGTCTGGTATGACACCTACGGCGTTTAGTTTCTTGATtccggtgtttgtggttGCTATTGCCGCGCCTTT TCTATGTGTGTTTTGTAtaagaaggagaaggcagGCTACACCGATTCCGGCGCGACCGCCACCTAAGATCAAGAAGCCGGCGTTACGACGGGCGGAGGCGAGGGAGAAGTTGCTCGAGGTCACTGAGGTGTCGTCGCGGAGTAGCAATGATgtgggagaagaaggagggAAGGTGAATGTGGAGACGAAATCGGTGTTGGAAAGGGAATG TGCCATATGTCTGTCAACACTCCACGCCCCTGCACCACCAGAACCAGCAAAACTCTCCCCAGACACACCTATCACCGACGCTGCCGCACTCCCAGCTTCAATACCCGCTTCCGACGATGCCGCGACTGCCACCGCCACCCCCGACGCAGAAATCATCCTTAAGCTCTCCATCTGCGGCCACGAGTTCCACGCCGACTGCCTCGTCTCCTGGTTCGTATTGCGCAAAACAAGCTGTCCGATATGTCGCTCAGTCTACATGAGCAAAGAGGAACTGGACCAGCACGACGAAGAGGAACAATTAGCGTTAAATGCCGGTCTTCCGCCTGCCATGTTGGAAGAGGGACGGGCTGGTCAACCGCAGGGCCCATCAACGCGTAATTGGCATTACTTTTTGCGCGGGAGGAATGCGGCGAGGAGGGAGGCGGTGCAGGCGCCGGAGCAACCTGCTGTTGAGATGCAGAGTCAGACACCGAGAACAGCAGAAGGAGAGCATGTCCCTGTGGAGGCCGCGAATGGTACTGCTGTTGCACAGGCTGAGACGCCGGCCAGATCTCGGTTACAGAGGCTTTTGAGGAGGGGGTGA
- a CDS encoding Atrophin-1 domain containing protein has translation MHPSTIAAILAFTAGMPASAAPANRQPNPYAGLGHIAVMPDSKEHVDLFNKISGRASRGSRVGKAFSGVGDAVSAVSDFLTIGQAVQGAQQNAKRDPQRSSKQCANFVNREQCEEAFRPQLAIPYPEMQLGSKKVARGNRLADAAGQIAQGVRPVDDLVNNQHKREAKGGSIGNGCLTTPCADILPTTPFRGVQKQEEETQSSEKRDAQRSKGRIISNIVKGVGGALGGAADTATVVGAVQGQQKRDAQKSKGEVFWTAPPAQSGGDIPLPEKREANEIGGKIHRCPITGCRDELFLGVPVNFRREAQRSKGKVIGNIVKGVGGALGGAADTATIVGAVQGQPAQKREAQKKIIGGEDEIRCMGFPGCYDTASGLGKREAQKSKGKIIGNIVKGVGGVIGGAADTATIVGAVNGQGQPAQKREAQKNPIGGKSGGHCQAMTGCGRRDDIIILGREAQRSKGNIIGNIVKGVGGVIGGAADTATIVGAVNGQGQPAQ, from the exons ATGCATCCTTCCACCATCGCCGCCATTCTGGCCTTTACTGCAGGCATGCCTGCCAGTGCTGCACCCGCCAACCGCCaaccaaacccttacgccGGACTAGGTCACATAGCGGTCATGCCTGA TTCCAAGGAGCATGTCGATCTCTTCAACAAGATCTCTGGCCGTGCTAGCCGTGGTAGCCGTGTCGGCAAAGCCTTCTCGGGCGTTGGCGATGCTGTAAGCGCGGTATCCGATTTCCTTACTATCGGCCAGGCTGTCCAGGGGGCTCAGCAAAACGCAAAGAGGGACCCGCAACGAAGCTCCAAGCAGTGTGCCAACTTTGTCAACCGGGAACAGTGCGAAGAGGCGTTTCGCCCTCAACTGGCCATTCCCTACCCGGAGATGCAGCTTGGTTCGAAAAAGGTAGCCCGCGGTAATCGCTTGGCCGATGCTGCTGGACAAATCGCCCAGGGCGTCAGGCCGGTTGACGATCTCGTCAACAACCAACACAAGAGGGAGGCTAAAGGGGGCAGCATTGGTAACGGTTGCCTTACTACCCCATGTGCAGACATCCTGCCAACCACACCATTCAGGGGAGTTCAGAAGCAAGAGGAGGAGACCCAGTCAAGTGAGAAGCGGGACGCGCAGAGGAGTAAAGGAAGGATCATCAGCAACATTGTTAAGGGTGTAGGAGGCGCTCTCGGTGGTGCAGCTGATACGGCCACCGTCGTCGGAGCGGTCCAGGGCCAACAAAAGAGGGATGCTCAGAAGAGTAAGGGCGAGGTCTTCTGGACCGCTCCGCCGGCACAGAGCGGCGGAGACATTCCGCTGCCAGAAAAGAGGGAGGCCAACGAAATTGGTGGAAAGATACACCGATGTCCTATCACTGGCTGCAGAGACGAGCTTTTTCTTGGCGTACCTGTCAATTTCAGGCGCGAGGCACAAAGGAGCAAAGGCAAGGTTATCGGCAACATTGTCAAGGGTGTAGGCGGCGCTCTCGGTGGAGCAGCTGATACCGCCACCATCGTCGGAGCGGTCCAGGGTCAGCCAGCACAGAAGAGGGAAGCCCAGAAGAAAATCATTGGGGGAGAAGACGAGATCCGATGCATGGGTTTTCCCGGCTGTTACGATACCGCGTCTGGTCTTGGGAAGCGCGAGGCACAGAAGAGTAAGGGCAAGATTATCGGAAACATTGTTAAGGGTGTAGGCGGCGTCATTGGGGGTGCGGCTGATACTGCCACCATCGTCGGAGCGGTCAACGGCCAAGGCCAGCCAGCACAGAAGAGGGAAGCCCAGAAGAACCCCATTGGAGGAAAGTCCGGTGGCCACTGCCAAGCTATGACTGGCTGTGGAAGGAGGGATGACATTATTATTCTTGGGCGCGAGGCACAGAGGAGCAAGGGTAACATTATCGGAAACATTGTTAAAGGTGTAGGCGGCGTCATTGGTGGTGCAGCTGATACTGCCACCATCGTCGGAGCGGTCAACGGCCAAGGCCAGCCAGCACAGTAG
- a CDS encoding Ist1 multi-domain protein, giving the protein MAPTVSLVNKLKVQLKLSISRLRMVQQKDSAKVKQQRRDMAQLIEAGKVQSARIRVENIIRTDITTELHEILELYCELLLARSQLLESQVSSSNTTTSATSGMLDPALEEAVRSIIYAAPRTEIKELHTVRALLVEKFGKEVALASMEGEGVAERVVKKLRVETPKEELVEAYMAEIAKFYGKSKKEEEREALAKATTPKKLGPQSPLRVVPPSPSTDNVAPRLKLPGSAAAKIAKTEATKKPPAKKEDGLGKIPDVDELARRFAELKR; this is encoded by the exons ATGGCGCCCACAGTCTCATTAGTA AACAAGCTCAAGGTGCAGCTCAAGCTGTCGATATCGCGACTACGCATGGTACAACAAAAGGACAGCGCAAAAGTGAAGCAGCAAAGAAGAGACATGGCGCAGCTAATCGAG GCCGGCAAAGTACAATCAGCACGAATACGAGTCGAAAACATCATCCGCACAGACATAACCACCGAACTACACGAGATACTAGAACTCTACTGTGAACTCCTCCTCGCACGGTCGCAGCTCCTCGAATCGCAGGTTTCATCTTCGAACACGACGACGTCGGCCACATCGGGCATGCTGGATCCCGCGCTGGAGGAAGCAGTAAGAAGCATAATATACGCCGCGCCGCGCACGGAGATCAAAGAGCTACACACCGTGCGAGCGCTGCTGGTGGAGAAGTTTGGGAAAGAGGTGGCGCTGGCTAGTATGGAGGGTGAGGGCGTCGCGGAGAGAGTGGTGAAGAAGCTGCGGGTCGAGACGCCCAAGGAGGAGCTGGTCGAGGCGTATATGGCGGAGATTGCGAAATTCTATG GCAAGAGcaagaaagaagaagagagggAAGCTCTCGCAAAAGCTACAACGCCCAAGAAACTCGGTCCGCAAAGTCCGCTGCGCGTTGTGCCGCCAAGTCCCAGTACGGATAATGTGGCGCCTCGGTTGAAGTTACCGGGGAGTGCAGCGGCGAAGATTGCAAAGACTGAGGCTACGAAGAAACCGCCGGCAAAGAAGGAGGATGGGTTGGGAAAGATACCTGATGTAGATGAGCTTGCTAGACGGTTTGCGGAGCTCAAACGCTAG
- a CDS encoding OCH1, Mannosyltransferase OCH1, giving the protein MRTRPRLHPPKLHLSISMPPHSPITAHFSGKLTSQVRRVLPAYLALIFLFLFFANTHFFTTPIRAASRYKRELRYQQPLQAADTVIPRKIWQTWKVGPLGFEQRDSDSAKTWPAKNPRYRYEVLTDDNANEYLEWHYGPHGFNRPDLVDLYRELNITIIKADLLRYLVMYAEGGVYADIDVECLRPIDRFIPERYTEQDVDMIIGVEIDEPAFSDHAILGSKCKSFCQWTFAAKPKLPVMMRLIENIQDWLHELSNDKDVPLSQLELDFDEVISGTGPSAFTKAVLEQMTAQNRGKPVTWDLFHNLAESRLVNGILVLNVEAFAAGQGHSDSGNHGSRGALVKHHYHASGWPSRHPRHNHPMYGEVERCNWKPECVAEWDKNVAEWDTLPKEEQDKRIANKPQPH; this is encoded by the exons ATGCGTACACGACCCAGGCTACATCCGCCCAAGCTTCACCTCTCGATCTCGATGCCTCCACACTCCCCAATAACGGCACACTTCTCGGGCAAGCTCACAAGCCAAGTGCGGAGAGTCTTGCCCGCGTATCTTGCTCTTATCTTCCTCTTCTTGTTCTTCGCAAACACCCATTTCTTCACAACACCCATCCGAGCCGCCTCAAGATACAAGCGCGAGCTCAGATACCAACAACCGCTGCAAGCGGCCGATACAGTCATCCCAAGGAAGATATGGCAGACGTGGAAGGTTGGCCCTCTCGGATTCGAGCAGCGCGACTCAGACTCAGCAAAGACATGGCCGGCGAAGAATCCCAGATATCGCTACGAAGTTTTGACCGATGACAACGCGAATGAGTACCTGGAGTGGCATTATGGCCCACATGGGTTCAACAGGCCGGATCTTGTTGATCTGTACCGTGAGCTCAACATCACCATCATCAAAGCTGACTTGCTCCGATATCTCGTAATGTACGCGGAAGGCGGCGTGTATGCCGACATTGACGTGGAGTGTCTCCGGCCCATCGACAGGTTCATCCCCGAGCGATACACTGAGCAAGATGTCGACATGATCATCGGGGTGGAAATTGACGAGCCGGCATTTTCGGACCATGCTATTCTCGGATCCAAATGCAAGTCGTTTTGCCAGTGGACATTCGCCGCAAAGCCTAAGCTTCCGGTCATGATGAGGCTCATCGAGAACATACAAGACTGGCTACACGAGCTTTCAAACGACAAGGACGTACCACTATCGCAGCTGGAACTAGACTTCGACGAAGTCATCAGCGGAACAGGTCCATCGGCTTTTACAAAGGCTGTTCTTGAACAGATGACGGCGCAAAACCGTGGGAAGCCGGTGACGTGGGATCTCTTCCACAACCTAGCGGAGTCGAGGCTGGTGAACGGAATACTGGTCCTCAATGTTGAGGCTTTCGCAGCTGGCCAAGGACATTCTGATTCGGGTAACCACGGTTCGCGAGGTGCCCTAGTCAAGCATCACTATCACGCTTCGGGCTGGCCGTCGCGTCACCCGCGACACAATCACCCCATGTATGGCGAGGTGGAAAGGTGCAACTGGAAGCCGGAGTGTGTAGCAGAATGG GATAAGAACGTGGCTGAATGGGACACACTACCAAAAGAAGAGCAGGATAAGCGGATAGCCAACAAGCCGCAGCCGCATTGA
- a CDS encoding acyltransferase has translation MSSPHGGLLGHVGFEDIKLSPTTWKPVRTARWSLDLVRPEFLTFRPGPKTRVVRPTAWLDGLRGIAALLVYLHHNQLWAHDDRGNQILENAFGYEGRHYFAALPFVRLFFSGGHYAVGVFFVISGYVLSFKSLTLIHDGQMSGVADTLASALFRRWLRLYIPIIAVTFSWLSFRHWSGLWIDMEPMHGSYREDLVHYYQTFKNYSFVFSTNVYEFTKPYQPHTWSIPVEFKGSIIVYTTLSALSRCTKNARLLCEAALAIYFLYIVDGFYGAMFVCGMLLCDLNLLAEREELPRVFTVLSGFKEFIFFHLFILALYLGGVPAFDAPDTDRAVLLTKSPGWVWLSHLKPQAVFDAKWFYLFWASFLTVASVPRLPWLKRFFETRFCQYFARISFALYLVHGIVIWSLGDRLYAAVGLARVGHKDGIPWWVNKFPLPTKGPMGLELAFWATQLIILPVTLYLAEVFTKLIDEPSVKFTNWLYGKTLPQRTFAPTFQRSQSFR, from the coding sequence ATGTCATCTCCACACGGCGGTTTATTGGGCCACGTCGGTTTCGAAGATATCAAGCTGTCGCCTACCACCTGGAAGCCAGTACGAACAGCACGATGGAGTCTGGATCTTGTTCGACCTGAATTCCTCACATTCCGTCCAGGTCCTAAAACCAGAGTCGTCCGACCGACTGCATGGCTGGATGGCCTGAGAGGGATTGCTGCGCTTTTGGTATACCTACATCATAATCAACTCTGGGCTCACGATGACCGCGGTAATCAAATCCTCGAGAACGCTTTCGGCTATGAAGGCAGACACTACTTCGCAGCATTACCATTCGTACGCCTGTTCTTCTCCGGTGGCCACTATGCAGTCGGAGTGTTCTTCGTCATATCTGGATATGTGTTGTCTTTCAAAAGCCTGACGCTGATTCACGATGGTCAGATGTCTGGTGTTGCAGACACGCTTGCCTCTGCACTCTTCCGCCGATGGCTACGACTATACATCCCGATCATCGCAGTAACCTTTTCGTGGCTCTCTTTCCGGCACTGGAGTGGCTTGTGGATCGACATGGAGCCCATGCATGGTTCATATCGCGAGGATCTTGTCCACTATTACCAAACTTTCAAAAATTACAGTTTCGTCTTCTCAACCAACGTTTACGAGTTCACCAAGCCATACCAGCCGCATACTTGGTCGATACCGGTCGAGTTCAAAGGATCCATCATCGTCTACACAACCCTGTCTGCCCTATCCCGGTGTACCAAAAATGCCCGACTTTTGTGTGAGGCCGCTCTTGCCATCTATTTCCTTTACATTGTAGACGGCTTTTACGGCGCAATGTTTGTATGTGGAATGTTGCTTTGCGATCTCAATCTGCTGGCCGAGAGAGAAGAGCTTCCCCGTGTCTTCACGGTTCTTTCGGGCTTCAAGGAGTTCATCTTCTTTCACTTATTTATCCTTGCACTCTACCTTGGCGGAGTACCCGCATTCGATGCGCCTGATACCGACCGCGCCGTTCTACTCACGAAGTCCCCAGGGTGGGTTTGGTTATCTCATCTCAAACCCCAGGCTGTGTTCGATGCGAAATGGTTTTATCTCTTCTGGGCGTCGTTCCTCACTGTCGCATCAGTACCGCGCTTGCCATGGCTGAAGCGCTTTTTCGAGACGCGGTTCTGTCAGTATTTTGCGCGCATATCCTTTGCGCTGTACCTGGTGCATGGTATTGTTATCTGGTCTCTTGGTGATAGGCTCTACGCTGCGGTAGGGCTTGCCAGGGTTGGTCATAAAGACGGCATACCTTGGTGGGTCAACAAGTTCCCGCTACCTACAAAAGGACCAATGGGCCTTGAGTTGGCATTTTGGGCAACGCAGCTCATCATACTGCCTGTAACCCTGTACCTTGCCGAAGTTTTCACCAAGCTCATTGATGAGCCGAGCGTAAAGTTTACCAATTGGCTTTACGGGAAGACCCTGCCGCAAAGGACTTTTGCGCCAACGTTTCAGCGTAGCCAATCGTTCCGATAG
- a CDS encoding Pyr-redox-3 multi-domain protein, with translation MGSIDEFEHLSPGETFNGTNTTETKELDALIVGAGFGGVWQLKQLRDAGYRVKLVEHGSDYGGVWYWNRYPGARVDSPIPNYEFSDPALWKDWTWKQRFPGSAEIRAYFAHVAKVWDLRKDTQFNTFVSSAVWSNVEAKWTVRTKGGEAYRVKFFLLNTGFAAKRHIPDWRGIGSFKGTFLHPSYWPHEEPDLHGKRVAIVGTGSTGVQLAQDLSKVAGQLTVFQRTPNMAMPMRQVDYKAPNQAIPKPKYPDFFAGRHESFAGFDYNFYHKSTFEDTPAQRKQKYEKLWSEGDFKFWLATYHDMLFSKDANREAYNFWRDKSRAKIQNPKVADILAPMKQPHAFGCKRISLEKDYFEIFNQPNVAVVDVSDKGTPIQGITENGIKTNDAEYQFDYIISATGYDAVTGGLSQIDIRGQSGESLSQHWKDGARTHLGLAVSGFPNMFFTYGPQAPTAFCNGPTCAELQGNWILQTMNHMRVKSIKKIVAQMESEDQWKKLVWDIADSSLLTSVDSWYMGTNIPGKPREPLIYLGGVPSYYKTIYEAAEKGYIGFDMS, from the exons ATGGGTTCGATTGATGAATTTGAGCACCTTTCCCCGGGTGAAACCTTCAACGGGACCAATACCACCGAAACCAAAGAGCTCGATGCTCTGATAGTTGGCGCCGGTTTCGGTGGCGTTTGGCAGCTCAAGCAACTCCGTGACGCAGGCTACCGCGTCAAACTAGTCGAGCATGGTTCCGACTACGGAGGCGTATGGTATTGGAACCGGTACCCAGGTGCCCGCGTGGACAGCCCTATCCCCAACTACGAGTTCTCTGACCCCGCACTGTGGAAGGATTGGACATGGAAGCAGCGCTTTCCTGGCAGCGCCGAGATCCGAGCCTATTTTGCGCATGTAGCCAAGGTGTGGGATTTGAGAAAGGATACCCAGTTTAACACTTTTGTTTCTTCAGCCGTCTGGAGTAATGTTGAGGCGAAATGGACTGTGAGGACGAAAGGGGGAGAGGCGTACCGCGTCAAGTTTTTCTTACTCAACACGGGGTTCGCTGCGAAGAGACACATTCCAGACTGGAGAGGCATCGGCTCGTTCAAAG GGACGTTCCTCCATCCCTCATACTGGCCCCATGAAGAGCCTGATCTGCATGGCAAGAGGGTGGCCATTGTTGGTACCGGTTCCACCGGTGTTCAGCTGGCACAGGACCTGAGCAAGGTCGCTGGTCAACTCACAGTCTTCCAGCGTACGCCGAACATGGCTATGCCGATGAGACAAGTGGATTACAAAGCTCCCAATCAAGCTATCCCCAAGCCCAAGTACCCCGACTTCTTCGCCGGACGCCACGAAAGCTTCGCTGGTTTCGACTACAACTTCTACCATAAATCCACATTTGAGGACACCCCAGCCCAACGGAAACAAAAGTACGAGAAACTCTGGAGCGAGGGCGACTTCAAGTTCTGGCTTGCCACTTACCACGACATGTTGTTCAGTAAGGATGCAAACCGCGAAGCATACAACTTCTGGCGGGACAAGTCTCGAGCGAAGATCCAAAATCCAAAGGTTGCCGACATACTCGCTCCCATGAAGCAACCGCACGCTTTTGGCTGCAAACGTATATCCCTAGAGAAGGACTACTTTGAGATTTTCAACCAACCCAACGTTGCGGTAGTCGACGTGAGTGACAAGGGAACGCCAATCCAGGGGATTACAGAGAACGGCATCAAGACAAATGACGCCGAGTACCAATTCGACTACATCATCAGCGCGACTGGCTACGACGCGGTTACCGGAGGTCTTAGCCAGATCGACATCAGAGGCCAGTCGGGCGAGAGCCTGAGTCAGCACTGGAAGGACGGGGCTAGAACGCACCTTGGCCTCGCAGTATCAGGGTTCCCCAACATGTTCTTCACGTACGGGCCACAAGCACCGACGGCATTCTGCAACGGCCCCACATGCGCGGAGCTGCAGGGCAATTGGATCCTTCAGACGATGAATCACATGCGAGTAAAGTCGATCAAGAAGATTGTCGCACAAATGGAGAGCGAAGATCAGTGGAAGAAGCTCGTGTGGGACATCGCCGATTCTTCGCTATTGACGTCTGTTGACTCT TGGTACATGGGCACCAACATCCCTGGCAAGCCAAGGGAGCCGTTGATCTATCTTGGTGGAGTACCGTCATATTACAAGACAATCTACGAGGCGGCCGAGAAGGGGTATATCGGATTTGACATGTCCTAG